The Daucus carota subsp. sativus chromosome 7, DH1 v3.0, whole genome shotgun sequence genome window below encodes:
- the LOC108195623 gene encoding transcription factor bHLH112 isoform X2, which yields MNFSKTLIIPNNISTIGAAMADEETSMLNSAATSSSGPNWWPGNHQHVVHAAPLSAWDITNPSWNPQNPNSSYSSCEEDISMSASASLSRLTVQPTGRLDGQGCVPDSADNHLWNQVLLSAVGNNGDLHNTQDVGDNSIDAFSLKNFPCDYLKKMDDNGWDIPSLEKNFNGFGNSMFETERLGKASNLINNWSIAPPETEISSQFNPSSCFISLSPAADQYSTATNQKMVSSYLPHNPKLEDETCASGNLFGRSMSTNGTGYPMGIDSTSVGDNTKFYSAVPDVSCNKGINFADLPRFSSHLSKPWISIKEAKPILKSLNLSDCKKESLKASHTPTASRCNTPTSNRKAHMLANEGKKKRYEENSDTASKKPKHESSTVSSAKVPKAEWREKITSLQQIVSPFGKTDAASVLWEAINHIKFLRDQVHLLSNPYIKTNPIKDPWGGMDRKVRGQTEVDLKSRGLCLVPVLCIPQAYRENVGPDYLTPAYRGCLYR from the exons ATGAACTTTTCCAAAACTTTAATAATTCCCAACAACATTTCCACCATTGGAGCCGCCATGGCTGATGAAGAGACCTCCATGTTGAACTCTGCTGCAACATCTTCCTCTGGTCCCAACTGGTGGCCTGGAAATCATCAGCATGTAGTCCATGCAGCTCCACTCTCTGCATGGGATATTACAAACCCTAGCTGGAATCCGCAAAACCCTAATTCTAGTTACTCGTCGTGTGAGGAAGATATCTCCATGTCTGCATCGGCTTCGCTCTCTCGGCTCACGGTGCAGCCTACTGGTAGACTTGATGGTCAAGGCTGTGTACCGGATTCTGCTGATAATCACTTGTGGAACCAGGTCCTTTT AAGTGCTGTTGGGAACAACGGAGACTTGCACAACACTCAAGATGTTGGTGATAATTCAATCGATGCATTTTCCTTGAAAAATTTCCCTTGTGACTACTTGAAGAAAATGGACGACAATGGTTGGGACATACCTAGCTTGGAAAAGAATTTCAATGGATTCGGCAATTCCATGTTTGAAACTGAAAGGCTAGGCAAGGCAtcgaatttaattaataactggTCTATTGCTCCCCCCGAAACAGAAATTAGTAGCCAGTTCAATCCTTCATCTTGCTTTATCTCCTTGAGCCCGGCTGCAGATCAGTACAGTACAGCAACGAATCAAAAGATGGTTAGCTCGTATTTGCCTCATAACCCGAAATTGGAAGATGAAACTTGTGCAAGTGGAAATTTATTTGGAAGGTCGATGAGTACTAATGGTACCGGATATCCCATGGGAATCGACAGTACATCAGTAGGAGATAACACCAAGTTTTACAGTGCTGTGCCGGATGTTTCATGCAATAAGGGGATAAATTTTGCAGATTTACCGCGTTTTAGTAGTCATTTAAGCAAACCATGGATAAGTATCAAGGAAGCTAAACCTatcttgaaaagcttgaatttATCCGACTGCAAGAAGGAATCACTCAAAGCCTCTCATACA CCGACTGCATCAAGATGCAATACACCGACAAGTAACAGAAAGGCACATATGCTCGCAAATGAAGGGAAGAAGAAACGATATGAAGAGAACTCAGACACGGCATCAAAGAAGCCTAAGCATGAGAGCTCCACAGTCTCATCTGCTAAG GTACCAAAGGCGGAGTGGAGGGAGAAGATAACATCCCTTCAGCAAATTGTATCTCCTTTTGGAAAG ACCGACGCTGCTTCTGTGCTGTGGGAAGCAATCAATCATATAAAGTTTCTTCGGGATCAAGTACAC CTACTCAGCAATCCTTATATCAAGACAAACCCCATAAAG GACCCATGGGGAGGAATGGATAGAAAAGTGAGGGGACAAACAGAAGTGGATCTCAAGAGCCGAGGTCTTTGTTTGGTTCCAGTTTTATGTATTCCTCAGGCTTATCGCGAGAACGTCGGACCTGATTACCTCACTCCGGCCTACAGAGGATGCTTATACAGATAA
- the LOC108195623 gene encoding transcription factor bHLH112 isoform X1, whose product MNFSKTLIIPNNISTIGAAMADEETSMLNSAATSSSGPNWWPGNHQHVVHAAPLSAWDITNPSWNPQNPNSSYSSCEEDISMSASASLSRLTVQPTGRLDGQGCVPDSADNHLWNQVLLSAVGNNGDLHNTQDVGDNSIDAFSLKNFPCDYLKKMDDNGWDIPSLEKNFNGFGNSMFETERLGKASNLINNWSIAPPETEISSQFNPSSCFISLSPAADQYSTATNQKMVSSYLPHNPKLEDETCASGNLFGRSMSTNGTGYPMGIDSTSVGDNTKFYSAVPDVSCNKGINFADLPRFSSHLSKPWISIKEAKPILKSLNLSDCKKESLKASHTPTASRCNTPTSNRKAHMLANEGKKKRYEENSDTASKKPKHESSTVSSAKVQVPKAEWREKITSLQQIVSPFGKTDAASVLWEAINHIKFLRDQVHLLSNPYIKTNPIKDPWGGMDRKVRGQTEVDLKSRGLCLVPVLCIPQAYRENVGPDYLTPAYRGCLYR is encoded by the exons ATGAACTTTTCCAAAACTTTAATAATTCCCAACAACATTTCCACCATTGGAGCCGCCATGGCTGATGAAGAGACCTCCATGTTGAACTCTGCTGCAACATCTTCCTCTGGTCCCAACTGGTGGCCTGGAAATCATCAGCATGTAGTCCATGCAGCTCCACTCTCTGCATGGGATATTACAAACCCTAGCTGGAATCCGCAAAACCCTAATTCTAGTTACTCGTCGTGTGAGGAAGATATCTCCATGTCTGCATCGGCTTCGCTCTCTCGGCTCACGGTGCAGCCTACTGGTAGACTTGATGGTCAAGGCTGTGTACCGGATTCTGCTGATAATCACTTGTGGAACCAGGTCCTTTT AAGTGCTGTTGGGAACAACGGAGACTTGCACAACACTCAAGATGTTGGTGATAATTCAATCGATGCATTTTCCTTGAAAAATTTCCCTTGTGACTACTTGAAGAAAATGGACGACAATGGTTGGGACATACCTAGCTTGGAAAAGAATTTCAATGGATTCGGCAATTCCATGTTTGAAACTGAAAGGCTAGGCAAGGCAtcgaatttaattaataactggTCTATTGCTCCCCCCGAAACAGAAATTAGTAGCCAGTTCAATCCTTCATCTTGCTTTATCTCCTTGAGCCCGGCTGCAGATCAGTACAGTACAGCAACGAATCAAAAGATGGTTAGCTCGTATTTGCCTCATAACCCGAAATTGGAAGATGAAACTTGTGCAAGTGGAAATTTATTTGGAAGGTCGATGAGTACTAATGGTACCGGATATCCCATGGGAATCGACAGTACATCAGTAGGAGATAACACCAAGTTTTACAGTGCTGTGCCGGATGTTTCATGCAATAAGGGGATAAATTTTGCAGATTTACCGCGTTTTAGTAGTCATTTAAGCAAACCATGGATAAGTATCAAGGAAGCTAAACCTatcttgaaaagcttgaatttATCCGACTGCAAGAAGGAATCACTCAAAGCCTCTCATACA CCGACTGCATCAAGATGCAATACACCGACAAGTAACAGAAAGGCACATATGCTCGCAAATGAAGGGAAGAAGAAACGATATGAAGAGAACTCAGACACGGCATCAAAGAAGCCTAAGCATGAGAGCTCCACAGTCTCATCTGCTAAG GTACAGGTACCAAAGGCGGAGTGGAGGGAGAAGATAACATCCCTTCAGCAAATTGTATCTCCTTTTGGAAAG ACCGACGCTGCTTCTGTGCTGTGGGAAGCAATCAATCATATAAAGTTTCTTCGGGATCAAGTACAC CTACTCAGCAATCCTTATATCAAGACAAACCCCATAAAG GACCCATGGGGAGGAATGGATAGAAAAGTGAGGGGACAAACAGAAGTGGATCTCAAGAGCCGAGGTCTTTGTTTGGTTCCAGTTTTATGTATTCCTCAGGCTTATCGCGAGAACGTCGGACCTGATTACCTCACTCCGGCCTACAGAGGATGCTTATACAGATAA
- the LOC108195623 gene encoding transcription factor bHLH112 isoform X3: MNFSKTLIIPNNISTIGAAMADEETSMLNSAATSSSGPNWWPGNHQHVVHAAPLSAWDITNPSWNPQNPNSSYSSCEEDISMSASASLSRLTVQPTGRLDGQGCVPDSADNHLWNQVLLSAVGNNGDLHNTQDVGDNSIDAFSLKNFPCDYLKKMDDNGWDIPSLEKNFNGFGNSMFETERLGKASNLINNWSIAPPETEISSQFNPSSCFISLSPAADQYSTATNQKMVSSYLPHNPKLEDETCASGNLFGRSMSTNGTGYPMGIDSTSVGDNTKFYSAVPDVSCNKGINFADLPRFSSHLSKPWISIKEAKPILKSLNLSDCKKESLKASHTPTASRCNTPTSNRKAHMLANEGKKKRYEENSDTASKKPKHESSTVSSAKVQVPKAEWREKITSLQQIVSPFGKTDAASVLWEAINHIKFLRDQLLSNPYIKTNPIKDPWGGMDRKVRGQTEVDLKSRGLCLVPVLCIPQAYRENVGPDYLTPAYRGCLYR; this comes from the exons ATGAACTTTTCCAAAACTTTAATAATTCCCAACAACATTTCCACCATTGGAGCCGCCATGGCTGATGAAGAGACCTCCATGTTGAACTCTGCTGCAACATCTTCCTCTGGTCCCAACTGGTGGCCTGGAAATCATCAGCATGTAGTCCATGCAGCTCCACTCTCTGCATGGGATATTACAAACCCTAGCTGGAATCCGCAAAACCCTAATTCTAGTTACTCGTCGTGTGAGGAAGATATCTCCATGTCTGCATCGGCTTCGCTCTCTCGGCTCACGGTGCAGCCTACTGGTAGACTTGATGGTCAAGGCTGTGTACCGGATTCTGCTGATAATCACTTGTGGAACCAGGTCCTTTT AAGTGCTGTTGGGAACAACGGAGACTTGCACAACACTCAAGATGTTGGTGATAATTCAATCGATGCATTTTCCTTGAAAAATTTCCCTTGTGACTACTTGAAGAAAATGGACGACAATGGTTGGGACATACCTAGCTTGGAAAAGAATTTCAATGGATTCGGCAATTCCATGTTTGAAACTGAAAGGCTAGGCAAGGCAtcgaatttaattaataactggTCTATTGCTCCCCCCGAAACAGAAATTAGTAGCCAGTTCAATCCTTCATCTTGCTTTATCTCCTTGAGCCCGGCTGCAGATCAGTACAGTACAGCAACGAATCAAAAGATGGTTAGCTCGTATTTGCCTCATAACCCGAAATTGGAAGATGAAACTTGTGCAAGTGGAAATTTATTTGGAAGGTCGATGAGTACTAATGGTACCGGATATCCCATGGGAATCGACAGTACATCAGTAGGAGATAACACCAAGTTTTACAGTGCTGTGCCGGATGTTTCATGCAATAAGGGGATAAATTTTGCAGATTTACCGCGTTTTAGTAGTCATTTAAGCAAACCATGGATAAGTATCAAGGAAGCTAAACCTatcttgaaaagcttgaatttATCCGACTGCAAGAAGGAATCACTCAAAGCCTCTCATACA CCGACTGCATCAAGATGCAATACACCGACAAGTAACAGAAAGGCACATATGCTCGCAAATGAAGGGAAGAAGAAACGATATGAAGAGAACTCAGACACGGCATCAAAGAAGCCTAAGCATGAGAGCTCCACAGTCTCATCTGCTAAG GTACAGGTACCAAAGGCGGAGTGGAGGGAGAAGATAACATCCCTTCAGCAAATTGTATCTCCTTTTGGAAAG ACCGACGCTGCTTCTGTGCTGTGGGAAGCAATCAATCATATAAAGTTTCTTCGGGATCAA CTACTCAGCAATCCTTATATCAAGACAAACCCCATAAAG GACCCATGGGGAGGAATGGATAGAAAAGTGAGGGGACAAACAGAAGTGGATCTCAAGAGCCGAGGTCTTTGTTTGGTTCCAGTTTTATGTATTCCTCAGGCTTATCGCGAGAACGTCGGACCTGATTACCTCACTCCGGCCTACAGAGGATGCTTATACAGATAA